From the genome of Pontibacillus halophilus JSM 076056 = DSM 19796:
ACTTTTTTCATAACCATACTCCCTTTTCAGTTAGTTTACTTGTATAAATTCGGCACACGGCTCTTGAAGACAGGTACTTCTTCACGAATACGTGGGACTTCGTCAAGTTGAAGTGCGCCACGGATTGTCTCTTCCTCTTGCACATCGCCTATTGCATGGCACGTTCCCCATGGGTCAATAAACATGGAGGTTCCTGCAAATTCAGTCCCATCATAGGCTCCCACCCGGTTGCAGGAGACGACATACATTTGATTCTCAATGGCTCGGGCTTGAAGAAGAGTCTTCCAATGCTCTCGACGTGCTGAAGGCCATTCCGCAACAACATGGAGGACTTGTACACCAGCTAGTGCAAGCTGACGACTTACTTCAGGGAAACGTAAATCATAACAAATTAAGACTCCCATCTTAATCCCATCAAGTTCAAAGACTTGAACAGACTCTTCCCCGCCGTCTAAGTACGCTGGCTCATTCAACATTGGGACCAAGTGAATTTTGTTGTACGTATGCACGAGCTCTCCTTCTTTATTTACAACAATTGCTGTGTTATATATCCTTTCATCGACCTGATTCGCAACAGAACCACCGATAATATGGATTCCAAATTCTTTCGCGAGTTCTTTCAGAAAGGATAGAGTAGGCTCTCCATTCTGGTCTGCGACATCCTTTAATTGGGGCAACGTGTACGCCGTTGTCCACATCTCAGGCAACACAATAAGATCTGGCTTCTCTTCTTGAACCGTTCTTTCTACCCAACTCCTTACCTTCTGCCGATTCGCCTCTGGCTCCCCAGCTATAATATCCATTTGATACAAGGCATACTTCACATCCTCACCCACTTTCCTGATTATTCGAATAATTCCATCATACAGGAAAATCTTTTCTAACGTAAATGATTTGAATGATACGTAGAATGGGAGAATTTGATCTTGTAGAGCTAAACGTACGATGTTATGCAAAACAACTTAGAGAAAAGTCTATTGTATGAGGTAAAGAGGGGAATAAATTTAAATTTTTGTAGACACTCAAGATGGTTTACAGTTTGAAATTCAAGAAAGAACCCTTCATCGTTCCTATAGTAAAATATTCTCATTTAGAAATATTTCCCATTATGTAAGAACAAATCGTAAAAGGCTCTACATGGAAACGATGATACGTCTTTGACATCTTCTATAACTACAGAATAATGCATCATCAGAACCCCTGACTTTATAACCAACTATTAACAAATGTGTTTCTGACTCGGAATTTCTATGTTAGCGTTTACTCATACTACTTCAAAGGAGAGATTTCATGAAAAAAGCAGTAAGACTCACACTCGGAACACTCTCTATGGCTTTAATCTTCTTCGTTAGTTTCGGAGTCAGTCAATCCCAAATTGTAGAAGCTGGAGTGGCAGGAGAATCGTATACGGTATACATTACTGAAGACGAAGTTGAGAACATGTACGAATATAAATATAGCAATACAAAAAGCTTAATAAGTTATGTAGGATCGGTCGCCTCTAGCCTACCAATCTCAGGTGATTTATCT
Proteins encoded in this window:
- a CDS encoding carbon-nitrogen family hydrolase, with the translated sequence MKYALYQMDIIAGEPEANRQKVRSWVERTVQEEKPDLIVLPEMWTTAYTLPQLKDVADQNGEPTLSFLKELAKEFGIHIIGGSVANQVDERIYNTAIVVNKEGELVHTYNKIHLVPMLNEPAYLDGGEESVQVFELDGIKMGVLICYDLRFPEVSRQLALAGVQVLHVVAEWPSARREHWKTLLQARAIENQMYVVSCNRVGAYDGTEFAGTSMFIDPWGTCHAIGDVQEEETIRGALQLDEVPRIREEVPVFKSRVPNLYK